A genome region from Dreissena polymorpha isolate Duluth1 chromosome 16, UMN_Dpol_1.0, whole genome shotgun sequence includes the following:
- the LOC127861778 gene encoding uncharacterized protein LOC127861778 — MAQHLMGGQSGWAGNKASLVGGWDNRNGGWDNRNGGWDNRNSGWDNRNGGWDNRNGGWDNRNGGWDNRNGGWDDRNGEWDNRNGGWDNRNGGWDEFGFGSKIGGLDSGYSVQGHGASFGLGSGFGFDKAYGAAWGTAMA, encoded by the exons ATGGCCCAGCATTTAATGGGAGGACAAAGTGGTTGGGCCGGTAACAAGGCAAGCTTGGTTGGCGGATGGGATAATCGAAATGGCGGATGGGATAATCGCAATGGCGGATGGGACAATCGCAATAGCGGATGGGACAATCGCAATGGTGGATGGGATAATCGCAATGGCGGATGGGACAATCGCAATGGCGGATGGGACAATCGCAATGGCGGATGGGATGATCGCAATGGCGAATGGGACAATCGCAATGGCGGATGGGATAATCGCAATGGCGGATGGGACGAGTTTGGTTTTGGTTCCAAGATCGGTGGATTAGACAGCGGCTATAGCGTGCAGGGACACGGAGCTAGCTTTGGGCTCGGGAGCGGGTTTGGTTTTGACAAAGCATACGGTGCTG CCTGGGGGACGgctatggcgtag